The Athalia rosae chromosome 4, iyAthRosa1.1, whole genome shotgun sequence DNA segment taaaattttcgccgaaaattgatttttgtatcaggagaacagaaaaaccaaggaggtattccgagactgggtgcctgatcctgtgtatgcattcggtACTGTGTATGCTTCCGATCCGGTGTATAGAAtcttcttcgaaaattttttttggtatcaggagaacagaaaaaccgaggaggtatttcggaaccaggtgcctgatcctgtggatcaaattttcgccgaaaatttatctttgtatcaggagaacagaaaaacccaGGAGGtgttcctagacctggtgcctcgtcaTGCACATGCCATCAATCTACTGTATTCAATCGTAGTATGAcagagagagcaactggttgcttgcaggactaattatatgcctgcctgtgtatacAATTActcaataattcatcgatacatgaaaagaagaacgatTTAAAGTACGAGAATGTACGTTTTGGAAAGTAGGATTGGGGCGGAGAATTTATTTCCGTATgagaagaacagaaaaacggAGGAggtatttttgtatcaggagaacagaaaaattgaggagataTTCTTAGACCCGGTTATTTTAAACCTACAGCTTTCCAAAATGGCGAACAGAAAAGACCTTTCTTTTCCCTACCCTAATTGGGACGAGCAACATGTTCGGATCACATAACTCACTGATGAGGTAATGAGATGCTGATGGAGTGATACTGCAACGTCATAATGTCCTGGACagttattaaaattatacctTTGATGTAGATACAAGAATAAATCCAGTGAAGactcatttgttttttcaatgctattttattttctaccccTTCAAGATATTCAAAGATTTGAGCCACTACAGTTTGCATATGATTTTTAATGTACTTATCATATCTTATATTACTTAAATTGCttgtttattcaatttaatttaattttttttaatttttaaatacctccataaaaaagttcaaaatattcaatacATTTGGTATTCAGGACAAAACGTGCTTACTCTGGCTTCGCAAAGAATGTTCTTAGATCTGTTGATTGCTGCTCATTTTACGGTTTGGtcattctcgtttttcaatattttataggtactttttcttttgacaTTTATTTGTACATGCACAACTGACTTACTGCataggtaaaaataaaaaaaacatatgaCTATTTTTCATAAGCTTCAAATTTGAATCAAGACATGTTGAGTCACCGGTATTAAATTTAGAGTCTTCCTTAATAACTGGCAGGAAAGACTAAAATAATTccgaattatttgaatattcatttttcgaatcgattcgcAGATATTTCTGTCATCATTCATTAAATGACAAATATAATTCTGATAAACGAGTGCGGTACTGCTTTAGATTATCACAAGATTTAACTGATATTGATATTTTCAGATAGTGAATACTAATTAGGGAACAAGAATTGATCAAACCATGAAACAAGATAAAAAAGgccgaatgaaataaatgcaACATTGGTACCAATAATGATTTAGAATAACGTGAGGAATACCTGGTACCATTtgtatgattaattttttttaggtaTGATCGACCCAGTGCGTTGGTCAATAAGTTATGGTTGCAATTTTCTCGCAAAATTAGCACTCGTAAATTAGTATCAGCTAATTCTTATAATCTATGTATCTATGAATATTACCAAATGAGATAGATTCTCTGGtcaataatatacataatacaattCGATGGATTCACTATTTCTATTATCTATGTATAAGTATGCTCTACAAATGAGATGATTtgtgtatactatataatatattttcatataaattatttaaggTAGCAGCCATTTTATCAAGCTTGAAATTAAACTCAAGTACACGAAAATGATGTACTACAATTCATTCATCATCGTACTCGATCAGAATCTGTAATATATGAcgtgttgaataaaaaataaactatcTCTACATCAATACTATTTTTACCCACTTTCAaatatcgataaattatttataaaataaatagtagTACATACTTATCGGAgtaaatttaaatattatatttatacctgaTAAAATAGAGTTTTGACATTGAGCTACAAAGACCGAAGACAAGGTCAAGGTTTGAAACGTAGAGCGGAATGAAGGAGctgtacaaaaaattttgacataGATTCTAAATTTACAGTGCTCAAAGACAATATGGCACAGAAATTACCCTGTTTTTTCTGCtgtgaaatataatatcgGTATCATAGGCAAACTCCACTTTGACTTGGCTTCTTTCTTCGCTCAATGTTTGGGTAGCGCAGTATTATAATCCCTTGTACATACGAATCACATAGTCATAGtgagaattcaaaaatgaattgCAACTCTACGCAGTGTGATAAGTTAGCCGTTACAATGTTAGCTATACTTTTGAAGAATGATAAAAGAGATTATAATAGCAAATGGATTTAATGTACAAATTACGCGGTTGaacttggaaaataaaaagttaaaACTTCAGCTAATGCCTCAGCagctatatacacataaaccTCAAGCGCAACTTATTCGATAcccttgaatttttctatatataatCATTAACTGGATAATTCGTAGATATGGTTGATTACATTTTAAAAGCCGATACACTCAATAGAAGAATGATGTCTAATAGATGCCGTCTATGTTTTTGATAGTTGAATTTAGTATCTTCTGTAGCTTGCAAACGAAATATAAGTTATCTGGATAATGTAATTGATTCATACATGAGACCAATTTGAAACATATAGGCAACCATTAGGACTATAAAAATCTATCCGTACTACTTAGAGATGAGGTGTCACAGATTTTACAGATGTACATGAACGAACGGCCCGAAAACGAAAACCGTTGTAATCGCGACAAAGATTGGAAAAGTATACTTTTAGGTGTATCAGGCTTTTAAATAATacaaagtttgtttttttttcgcgataaaAATAGACTATTACTACAGTAGTACTTAATTTTTGACTAGTATGGGTCTACATACAGTGATTCCCAATCATTGGCATAACCGCCACAATTGTATTCAATTTacaatttcaattataaaagCTTATCATCTAATTTTCATCTTGTTATACTTAATGTCACGCTAgtctcagaaaaacgacaagAGTGGGACATTTTTGTTACAGAATTTCTACTTATAGCTTTATTTCCTATTTGTCATGTTCGGCAAAATTTGATTTGACATAACATGACGTAACCGGGAACCACTGATCTACGATATaaatgtttttcattattcgtaCAGTACAgacaattatattatatttgagATGATAACATCTTTCTGATTATATTCCATAGAATTCTATCAACGCAATATACAGTTAATCACATGACAATACTGTATACATCTACTTTGCGTCATACACCTGAAGACTTGGGTGacgttacaataattattggtTTCACTAATTTTCACATACGCGCACGCTACACTTGCCCTCCATGTTTGgcaaaataatgaatttttttttcaataaaattttgccAGTAAAAATCAGTACTCGAGTTTTCAACATCAACGAAAAGATAGCGCAAGAATTATCAAAAAGCTCTTAATATTCACAATTGATCTTTTCAATACCGATCCATTTAAATATTGATTGTCTGAATCCAATTTTCGAATGATATTTTACATTCgtacataattaatttttcaatcaactgCATACGAAATACAGATCTCCCGTTCAGTTCTCCAAACCCCTAAGAAATTAACAAGAACGTGAATTTTTGTTAACAACTTGCATTATCTTTACTGACATATTAAACAACTTTTccacaaatttaaaaaactaaTTATTCTAGGGCAACattagaaattattatataacaAGAAATCTAAAGACAAGCAGACTGCTAGAATATTAAATGAATATTGCGTGATGTGTAACATTAGATATCATCTCGAACGAGCGCTGGTTTACCGAGTATTCGTAATCGCGATCTGACCATTTGGGTTCTGCATTACATATATGTCACCGTAAATtgcaatgaaattcaattaaacgTTTATTGAAGTTCGAAACACTTGGATAGAACATCTTACCCAGAAAAGGTATTAGTATAGCTAGTCTGATATGTTTGCTGCGCTGTTTTACAGTGTGTAGACAGTGGTTATCGCTGCCACTATAAAAGTCtataaatttatcaacgaTGTCTGCAATGTAACAACAAATGGTTACAGTTCTCATATCACGATACATTGTTGGAGATTCTAATTAGATGAGATAACAATGgtgaatgaatcaaaaaaattcaactcggAAACAAACTGAATCAACTAGAGAATCAATTGAAatcgaagtgaaaaagaattcttcgaaaaccaaataattttcatgaaaaaaccCTTGAGctttcaattaaaatatatttttatgttacAGAAAACTGATACCCTGCATCAATCTCACTAGTGGTCCACAAAATATCAGTTGACTGgtagtttttttctgttattcgaccgtttttctttttgtcgcgAGATTCCACTATTCCAAGTgtatcggaatatttttttggaatATTGTCGGATGCACAACGAAAGGCAAATGAATTTCGTCTGAGATTTTGTACACTGATGGAAATAATGTAAATACACATGGCATGCGTATGTAACTAGGAAAAATTTTGCCTACGAAATGAAGGTGTGTAATACTTATAACGGCCCAGCCTTTGCTATTGCTACACATTATTTTACTcgggaaaataaattataacaatcaaataaatatgtatactcaTAATTAAAACGGCATTTCAATAGATTGAAAGatcaaagtgaagaaaaatcaataaaaattggGCTGAACTAATTTTCAAACAGGAACTTAAGAGATTCTTTCGTAGAATTTGAAGCATATACAGGACAGCAGCATTTGCTTTTGGCGCGGAAAATGTTCAATTTAGAAATGTTTAATTTAGATCTGTAAAGAACCTCTATCTTCCATTTCCCAGAAACTATGAATGATTGGATGAATTATTGTTGCCTACAAGAAAGCTATCAAAGGCGATAATATTTCTTACTTTCTTAACAAGTAAAGTTATTAAGTACAAACAGATTCTGTAAATCATATTTAATGGGACATACATATTCCCATTTGAGGCCATAACTGACGTATAGAAATACATCAAGTATATTGTAAATTTCAAGAGCCTTAAACcccattcttttttatcactcTGTACATCACGCTATATAAAAGTacttatataaaataaaaattattcaaaaaatggtACACTCATCAAAAGTACACAATGCACACGTATCCTTTACTCTAGGGCAGGATCTTCACTatactattattatacttgTTATTGAGCATATTTTAGAAATTGTTTGAATCGTTGTAGgaaatgtataattattgattatattttcactATGCAGTGTAACCAAGCTTTGTTATTTgttactttgaaatttttcgctggTCAGGTCTGTCAATTTTCAGTTCTGCCACAAATTAACGAAACCGAATTACCGAACCGAATCATTTTACGTGGTTTGACTACTACCTCCAAGAGTCTGGGCATTTTTAAATGCCACATAGtaactacatatgtatacatttatcaCGTTACTGTACCATAATTTAGACTTCGGCTCGTTTAAACACACGAAGTTTTTCGAgcagaataataatttaaacttcggaatattttttgttcctatATTTAGTAGTTTTGATAGCAAGTGTCGGCAATTAtttaacgaaacgaaacagaTAATGTATATTGCTGCAATTCCCAGCATAAGGAAAATTACATACCTCTGGAAATTTTGGAATAGTATGAAAATACTAAAACCTGGTTTCAGCGTTCAGTGTAATTAACAGTGATTGTGgctccatttttatttctatcttaAATACTCTTCTTGTCCACCGTGTTTGGAAATGCTAGGAACTTCAGGTTCTCCTCCTCCAGTGTGAACTGGATCAATGTTCTCAGGCTTGCTGTAATCAAAAAGAACATATCTCTATTCATTTCTACTCTCCAaagttataatataatgtGCACAAAATCGTATTATTGtcgtaaaaatggaaaataaggGATGAATATTCAGAAAGTCCAAAAAGTAATGACAATCACCTCGGGAAAAAGGAAGTGGTCACGAGTCGGTTGTGGCTGGTCGTACGGCGAGCTACTCATGTATCCTGGCGATGGAGATTCGCTTTTTTCAATAACAGGCGTAATATTGGCATAATTCGATGTCGGTCCTGTTACTACACGATTTTGTTCGACCAAAACGCTCCGATCTATTTTGTAATATTCTTTTCCACTACGTGGACGTAGAGTTGTGGCCACCTGACGTCCGCCCAATCTGTCAATATACAGAACAGAACAGAAATTAGATACCAACTAAACGatcgtatttcttttttcatcaccgCGATAGAGATATCTTACCTAAGATTGTCCGGAGTATCAGACGACGAATGAGACGATAGAGATAATGTTTCGATGTAATCAGACATATCGGATGTACCGCTACTTGTACTTCGAGAGTCAGTATAAGGTGTGGCAGAAACTTCTCCCGGACTATTAAAGCTTTTTGCACCTTTTGGAACACAGGTGGGAATGTCGCCTTCAGCCGATGAGGATTTAGTAGGAATTTTAAGTTTCTGGAATTGAAACGAGAGTTCGCGCAATGGATCACTAGACTTCGATTTTCTTGGCAAGCTACTGTGAAAGCAGACCGGTGGTGGACTTTTCTGAGACACCGATAATAAATGTTTCCTCCCGGAAGTAGCAGTGATTATGGGCAACTCAAATTCCCCAAATTCTGTTCCTCGATGGCTTAGAGACCCCGTTGAAACACCTGAGTCGTTACTGCTCGAAGAGTCGCGGTTGTGTCCCGCCTTAGAGGGCACAGACGAAGAACgtcgaatttttattgaacAGGGCTGAGAAGAAGCTGCTGAAATCTCTTCGCTGTCGTGGTAAGTTTTGTGCTCTGCTTCCATGCACGAAGTCTGTCTTTCTTTACTTATCAGTAATCCTTTATCAGCTTCGCTTGGACACTTATGAATAGTCAAAGTTGAAGGGAACACCGTAAGTTTTTCGTCATCCGTGTAATGCGCAGATTCGGCAGAATATGATCTTTTTCTTGCCAGTGCGCCCACATTTCCAGTAGTGTCTATGCAATTCGTTGAGTCTAGGAATCGACGTCTAAGGTAGGGACTAGATAGCATCGCTGATCCTGGAACTCGATATTCAGATTCAGATCTCTTCTTACTTCCTTCGGTAAGTTGGGACCCAGCTAACGCGGGATTACTATTACTTTTTCCTGTACTACAAATTCTCGACAGAACTTCTTTAGAACATGCATTATGAGCTGGCTGCATAGGTAAATACCCAGGATACGGCTTTTTCGGCATTTCCTTTTCTGGATTCATCATCAAgtaatcattttttccatctttagCGTGTCCACATTTAATACACACCTTTGAACTATCATCAGCAACACAAGTTACAGGCTCCTTCAGCTCTTCAGCAAACTTTTCAACCTCATTTTGAGACATCGCCACTTTGGCTAAAATGTCTTTGCTATTTTCATAGTGTTCCAGTGATTGAGTGAAATCGATATTTgcataatttatttgtttgggTTCAGGTTGAGTATCTATGACCGGTTCGATATtttcgtaattattttctacTCTTCCTTCTACCTGACAGCCACATTTATCTTTACTAGCCATCGAATTTTGATCAGTCCCACTGCTCTTCTCATTCGTTGCGTATACGGCAATTTCTCCACTAGCATTGAGAACAGGCATTTTCCCTTCCCCTGACAACCTTACAGGATGAACAGCATCCAAGACAATTCCTGCTCCTCGACGACAGTAGGGTAACACGAAACCAGCCCAACTCATAACATTGTGACACGGACAAGCGGAGGAACGTGGAGATTGAGATGTCATTTTAGTAGGACAGCCACATTGCTGTAAAGATACTGCTTGTGGTACAAGCGGGGTATCGTAGTTTGCATAGCTTTTCGGCAATGCAAGAcactcctttatttttcgtgGTGTATCGTAATATTGATCGGTCGATTGCGCCCGATCCATGGACATTGTGTGACGAAGGATGGCTTTTGGAACATCGTAGTTTTCGTATGGGCCGGTAACATTGAGAGTCTTGTTTGAAGCGCTTGACAGTTTTGATGGACATGTACAAGAATGTTCAGGTGGTAGCGGCATTGGAGGTTTCTTGGCTTTTTTAGTACCGGGTGAGTGCGGTTTTGGCGGTCTGGGAGGAGAAACGATCGGCTTGGGAGAGCTTTGTGAGAAATGATTTTGGGAAACTTTGTTCAACATGCAATGGCAATCAGCTTGTTGAGACACTGAATAATCACTCTcatggctgctgctgctatatGAAGAGAGAGACAGTCTATCAAACGCTCGTGGTGGCTGCTGACAAACTCCGAGTGGAGCAGGACTGCTCGATTGAGCAGTTCCAGAATTTGTACCTGATGTAGAAGATTTCGATAGATTTCCTAATTTGCTTATACAACTAGAGCAACGCTCGAGTCCTGAGGTGTTTTGTTGTACGATGGAGCAGCTACGCCATTCACCTGGTTGATCAGTCATTTCTGATATCGAGACAGTGTCTCGACACCCATAGTCACTATCCAAGTCTGTCTGTTGTCTACTTTCAGCCGAAGACCAATAAGGAGAGCTTTCGTTTTTGCAGCTATCACATTGTCCCTCGTAAGATCCCGAGTTGTATAGTGTTGAAGGGAAAAAGTCACTTGCTCTTGTTTCTGATCGAGAAAATTGCCTTCGTGGACTGTCAGATGCTGCAAGCTCACGAGGTGCTGGTCTCTTTCGCGTAGATAGTTTGCCTTCTGCAGCCAATTGCAATGTTTTTATGATATCATCTCCTTGGTCTGTAATCAAAACATGTAGACCTTCTCCCCGACCACATCTAGATCCTCCCTCGAAGCAGAATCTGCCTTCAACAACACCATAACGACGGAGATGTGCTATTTCCCAGACGCCAGCTAGTCTTGGTGGCATACCAGTTGTTATGCAGAAACGGCGATCCTGGACATGTAAATGTGCTGGACCACTTACCAACTTTGCTTTGGTTGGTGCCGAAGAGATGAGAATCAGGAATTGTTGATCtaggaatataaaataattttgtcacCCAGTGTTTTATCaaatttgatgaataattagtaACTGTTTTGTCTACTTGACTAGTGATAAGAGAAATACGAAAAACACCATACTAACttaagaaataaattaatggtgTTAAGATTCCAATAATGGACTACAAATGATGTAGATGGATAAAATTACGTTGGAAAAGTTTCAGAATATGACAAGTCACATCTAAAACGCACCTTCGCCTAGATTGTTGGAGATCTTGACTTGCCACTGTATTAGTCGTTCACGTGTGTCAAAAGCGAGAACTACTGTAACATCTTGGCAGATAATGGCAATAGTGTTAGATTCTTTGTCAAGGGTAAATCCACTCTCTACTCCAAGGAAGTGCTGTAAGCTAAGCGAAGCTTTTGTTTGACCTTGTTTATAACGGTCTTTGCTATCTCCATAGAGTTGTAAGTGTAAGCAGtctgaaaaatacaaatacatgACTGAGTAAAAATTCTACTGTTGACTGTATAATACTGAGACTGAAGAGCCTTAAAACCAAAATTAGAATTAACACTATGACGTCCGGTGGCTCCACGTTGGTGCCATGCAAAAACTATCGGGTAAGTGCCGGTGGTGCCACGTTGGTGCCAACGCCGGCGATAAGCGAAATGATGTAAGTCAGTTCCACCGGCACGACACGAAAAAATCTAGATTAGACGTGCGGACGTCATAGTGTTAATAATATGTTTATAGAGATTATTGTGTGCCTAAAAACGAAAGCTCTAAATATACTATTTATTTGTAGTAGAAGCACGAAATCCAGCGAAATTTCAAACGCTTTTACAGAGGATTATTAGTTCACTGATTTGTTATGGGACAAACTTAAGGCAAGCTCCAAGAACttgaaattgcaatttttttttagctccCGCAATTATCCCGAATTGAATGGTAACTAAAAGAATGGAACATTGGTACACGCACGGTAATTACTGCATAGATTTGCAGGGCTTTTGTTTGTCACTTCAATTCAACTCTGAAAGAAGTATTCACCATGAGCCAATTACTGTTCCTCCTGAACTTTTTATTTAACTGTTAAAGCCAGTTTGAAGTTCAACTTTCACATTCAACTAACAtaggaattatatatatctataatctGCTACTCTGGTAGTTATTGTCTCTACAAAAAGCGTGTATACTAAGTAAGATGTTACCTGCAACTGGTGACAATTTTCTCATCACACACCATCTTGACTTCCACTGAAAAAGAAtaggaataatttatttaaattcaaaaaaatcgtcgtaTTCCATGATCGACTGATGCCTTCATATATCAACATATTCTGCAATGCAAATGCCTGGCAGACtggtaataaaaaagataaaaaacgtCCAACGTCGTtgtcgacgtacgtacatacatgcacGAATAATAAGCTACTTGACATAGTTCGGTATTATTCAACGCAAGTGCTCTGTTAAAGGTATAGCGGGTATAGTAACTTGCAAGTGGTTTCTGTCAGGTTTTGTTTGCTGTTCCATAAGGATCAAGTATCGTTTCTGGAACGGGATTTATTTACATCAGAATAATAATGGTGACGAATAGTTCGTAACGATACAGAAGTTTCTGTTGGTCGTATAATTGTgagtgaatgaatttttcactgtTTATTGCTTCAGATTCTTAATTTTCTATCCTTTGTCTTTTGACAGATCCGATTACGCAATAGGATCATTTAAACTATTCATTAGcgcgttttattttaatttattttatttgcccTGAACCATTCCGAATGGTCAATGAGCATACAGCCGGGAACTGGAGTATTGTATCCGGGTAATTATTTCACACGTCAAATAACGAAGGCTACATAAGAACGTTCGAACACATACCACCGTATGCTACGATCACGATGATTGTTTGATTGAAATCGTTTCGTGCTACCGGGCCTCGGGGTTAAAAAATCTTGACGTATGTCAAAGATCTAATTGAGGGTGATGAGAGGTGAAAGGTTAATTTACATAATAATTGGGCGATAAAACTCACCTTTTTGCCGTCACGAAACTTGACATTTCCCTCGATAATGCAATTGTTATCCACCATTGTAGAAGGCTTCCGGATAACTTTACATTACCAATTCACTTTTCACATCTAGGGCACTTTAACACTGAACAAAGCATCGCACGACACTGCACCGGGTGATTACCGAAAGTGATTTCGTTCTTACGTGCATCTCATTCTCAGAGAGAGATACGTACCCACGAATCATCTACTAAAATCCATACCCATCGGCACCCGACCTACCATTTTCACTTCTCGGCCCTCGCTACTCTGGCTGCTAGTCGCTAGAACGAACCTCCTCCTGCTCGGCTCGCTCCGATTAAGCAATACAGAGGGTGGAAAAGACATACTGCGGAGGCGAGAGTTCATAggaattttttggttttgctTATGCCTGATGCGAGGGCGCCACAAAGCAGAGCTATGAATCCTTAAACGACCGAACAACAATTTGCAAGTACAGTAGGTAATATTGCAAGCATAATGCATGATGTTTGGAATTTCAGAGAAGAGCGCTCTTCGTTTACTCCGTTATAGGTcgtaaaaacaaattaaacgaGATACTTTTAATGACGTTATCGATTTAACGTTAATGAAATGATTACTTGGGATGTAACATTTATTAATAAACACAAACGAATAACATCACCGGcgctgaagaagaaaaatgcgaTAAGGCAAGGGTGGGAACTCGCAAGAAAGCAAATcgaattttctacgatttttctaTGATTTCTATCGCAGATTTAAACAACGATAATTTATGCAATAATgtcttttctgttcatttccacgccttttcctatttttcctcttctgcttgtttttattatataaaatCGCTAGTCACGTATTACAGACGTTAGTAAGTTAATTTAGATACAGAGTTCAGAACGAAAATGTTGATCTAGAAATGATTGTACAGTTTCTTTTTAAGTAACAAGTTACCAAAAACTTTCCTTGCTTGTACGCAAAAACTGCAGGTACCAAAGCAATTTTGTCATAAAACGAATTTCATCTTTTAATACTGTCAGTCAGTGGTCAAATTTAAAGTTCGTTTCTATATcttaaaaaagtgaaacgcgTTTCATgatttgaattcaaaatttcctaAGGTGTCTAATACATTCCACAATTGTGTTTATCCTATCGGTATATAAGTGGCATTGAAAAAACTTATTGCAAGTAATATAAACCGGCAGTGATCATTATCCTACCAACCGATGGGGTATatcgttaaataaatattgatcCTGCACTgggaattacaaaaaaaaaagaaaaatgataggaCGATCGTAACTACCATTTATGATACTGAAGAAACATTTTGTcacgcggtaaaaaaaaacc contains these protein-coding regions:
- the LOC105688945 gene encoding uncharacterized protein LOC105688945 isoform X2, which encodes MVDNNCIIEGNVKFRDGKKWKSRWCVMRKLSPVADQQFLILISSAPTKAKLVSGPAHLHVQDRRFCITTGMPPRLAGVWEIAHLRRYGVVEGRFCFEGGSRCGRGEGLHVLITDQGDDIIKTLQLAAEGKLSTRKRPAPRELAASDSPRRQFSRSETRASDFFPSTLYNSGSYEGQCDSCKNESSPYWSSAESRQQTDLDSDYGCRDTVSISEMTDQPGEWRSCSIVQQNTSGLERCSSCISKLGNLSKSSTSGTNSGTAQSSSPAPLGVCQQPPRAFDRLSLSSYSSSSHESDYSVSQQADCHCMLNKVSQNHFSQSSPKPIVSPPRPPKPHSPGTKKAKKPPMPLPPEHSCTCPSKLSSASNKTLNVTGPYENYDVPKAILRHTMSMDRAQSTDQYYDTPRKIKECLALPKSYANYDTPLVPQAVSLQQCGCPTKMTSQSPRSSACPCHNVMSWAGFVLPYCRRGAGIVLDAVHPVRLSGEGKMPVLNASGEIAVYATNEKSSGTDQNSMASKDKCGCQVEGRVENNYENIEPVIDTQPEPKQINYANIDFTQSLEHYENSKDILAKVAMSQNEVEKFAEELKEPVTCVADDSSKVCIKCGHAKDGKNDYLMMNPEKEMPKKPYPGYLPMQPAHNACSKEVLSRICSTGKSNSNPALAGSQLTEGSKKRSESEYRVPGSAMLSSPYLRRRFLDSTNCIDTTGNVGALARKRSYSAESAHYTDDEKLTVFPSTLTIHKCPSEADKGLLISKERQTSCMEAEHKTYHDSEEISAASSQPCSIKIRRSSSVPSKAGHNRDSSSSNDSGVSTGSLSHRGTEFGEFELPIITATSGRKHLLSVSQKSPPPVCFHSSLPRKSKSSDPLRELSFQFQKLKIPTKSSSAEGDIPTCVPKGAKSFNSPGEVSATPYTDSRSTSSGTSDMSDYIETLSLSSHSSSDTPDNLRLGGRQVATTLRPRSGKEYYKIDRSVLVEQNRVVTGPTSNYANITPVIEKSESPSPGYMSSSPYDQPQPTRDHFLFPEQA
- the LOC105688945 gene encoding uncharacterized protein LOC105688945 isoform X1 translates to MVDNNCIIEGNVKFRDGKKWKSRWCVMRKLSPVADCLHLQLYGDSKDRYKQGQTKASLSLQHFLGVESGFTLDKESNTIAIICQDVTVVLAFDTRERLIQWQVKISNNLGEDQQFLILISSAPTKAKLVSGPAHLHVQDRRFCITTGMPPRLAGVWEIAHLRRYGVVEGRFCFEGGSRCGRGEGLHVLITDQGDDIIKTLQLAAEGKLSTRKRPAPRELAASDSPRRQFSRSETRASDFFPSTLYNSGSYEGQCDSCKNESSPYWSSAESRQQTDLDSDYGCRDTVSISEMTDQPGEWRSCSIVQQNTSGLERCSSCISKLGNLSKSSTSGTNSGTAQSSSPAPLGVCQQPPRAFDRLSLSSYSSSSHESDYSVSQQADCHCMLNKVSQNHFSQSSPKPIVSPPRPPKPHSPGTKKAKKPPMPLPPEHSCTCPSKLSSASNKTLNVTGPYENYDVPKAILRHTMSMDRAQSTDQYYDTPRKIKECLALPKSYANYDTPLVPQAVSLQQCGCPTKMTSQSPRSSACPCHNVMSWAGFVLPYCRRGAGIVLDAVHPVRLSGEGKMPVLNASGEIAVYATNEKSSGTDQNSMASKDKCGCQVEGRVENNYENIEPVIDTQPEPKQINYANIDFTQSLEHYENSKDILAKVAMSQNEVEKFAEELKEPVTCVADDSSKVCIKCGHAKDGKNDYLMMNPEKEMPKKPYPGYLPMQPAHNACSKEVLSRICSTGKSNSNPALAGSQLTEGSKKRSESEYRVPGSAMLSSPYLRRRFLDSTNCIDTTGNVGALARKRSYSAESAHYTDDEKLTVFPSTLTIHKCPSEADKGLLISKERQTSCMEAEHKTYHDSEEISAASSQPCSIKIRRSSSVPSKAGHNRDSSSSNDSGVSTGSLSHRGTEFGEFELPIITATSGRKHLLSVSQKSPPPVCFHSSLPRKSKSSDPLRELSFQFQKLKIPTKSSSAEGDIPTCVPKGAKSFNSPGEVSATPYTDSRSTSSGTSDMSDYIETLSLSSHSSSDTPDNLRLGGRQVATTLRPRSGKEYYKIDRSVLVEQNRVVTGPTSNYANITPVIEKSESPSPGYMSSSPYDQPQPTRDHFLFPEQA